In Pelosinus sp. UFO1, one genomic interval encodes:
- a CDS encoding ParB/Srx family N-terminal domain-containing protein: MTKRINVEASGIPVYCAFDDLVDITTLVSNPRNPNQHSQKQIELLSKIIKNQSWRAPITVSTRSGFIVRGHGRLMAAQFLGVTQVPIDRQDYATEAEEWADLIADNRIAELSQIDEGDY; the protein is encoded by the coding sequence ATGACCAAGAGGATTAACGTAGAAGCCAGTGGCATACCAGTGTATTGTGCCTTTGATGATTTAGTAGATATAACAACACTAGTCTCAAACCCACGAAATCCGAACCAACATTCGCAAAAACAAATTGAATTATTGAGTAAGATTATAAAGAACCAGAGCTGGCGTGCACCAATAACGGTGTCGACTCGTTCTGGTTTTATTGTTCGTGGTCATGGGCGACTAATGGCAGCTCAATTTCTAGGGGTCACTCAAGTACCAATCGATAGACAAGATTATGCCACTGAAGCAGAAGAATGGGCCGACCTGATTGCTGATAACCGAATAGCGGAGCTATCGCAGATTGATGAAGGAGATTACTAG
- a CDS encoding LysR family transcriptional regulator — translation MDIQLFQTFLLVAKLGSITQTAEQLNFTQPTVSAQINTLEKHFNVLLFERVRKKLYITEAGREMVVYAEKMLNLYREIKETMNSHAIDNNRIIIASSTQLINYLLPDILRNFHDNNPNNYVSVEICRNTKAVEKGLLDNTFDIGIVHDQIASDHLKYIEILQEELIWVGHNELIKNDHIDHFTDYSIIQFRFGSDMRRKVEEAIKGHKYRQMIEYSDAEAILRAVADKLGVALLPQIMVQSFLDQGIFVKLTHTEPIKCPISVVIHKNKNITPSHKSFLNSAFSYAQKEQLLNKLI, via the coding sequence ATGGATATTCAGCTTTTTCAAACATTTTTGTTAGTTGCAAAGTTAGGGAGTATTACGCAAACTGCTGAACAACTTAATTTCACTCAGCCAACTGTATCAGCACAGATTAATACGTTAGAAAAACATTTTAACGTATTATTGTTTGAACGTGTGAGAAAAAAATTATATATAACAGAAGCAGGACGCGAGATGGTTGTCTATGCGGAAAAAATGTTGAATTTATATAGGGAAATTAAAGAGACCATGAATTCCCATGCTATAGATAATAATAGGATTATCATTGCTAGTTCTACGCAATTGATAAATTACTTATTACCAGATATTTTACGGAATTTTCATGATAATAATCCCAATAATTATGTAAGTGTTGAAATTTGTCGCAATACAAAAGCCGTTGAGAAGGGGTTATTGGATAATACTTTTGATATCGGCATAGTGCATGATCAAATCGCCAGTGACCATTTGAAATATATAGAAATACTACAAGAGGAATTAATTTGGGTTGGACATAATGAACTAATAAAAAATGATCACATAGATCATTTTACGGATTATTCCATTATTCAATTTCGATTTGGTAGCGATATGAGGAGAAAGGTAGAAGAGGCTATTAAGGGGCATAAATATAGGCAGATGATTGAATACAGTGATGCCGAAGCAATTCTGCGAGCTGTAGCTGATAAGCTAGGAGTGGCTTTGCTTCCTCAAATTATGGTGCAATCCTTCTTAGATCAGGGGATATTTGTAAAGCTCACTCATACTGAACCAATCAAGTGTCCCATTTCCGTAGTCATTCATAAAAACAAAAATATTACGCCCAGTCATAAGTCCTTTCTAAATTCCGCATTTTCTTATGCACAAAAAGAACAATTACTGAACAAGTTAATCTAA
- a CDS encoding pyridoxal-phosphate dependent enzyme: MHFYCSVCEKSYLIEGLDYQCACGGLFKLHKEKGEKITTEVSLGEVKTPMLKRTLQEKEVYLKLDYMQPTGSFKDRGAFAMVNKLRELGIKEVVEDSSGNAGAAFAGYCAAAGIKCNIYLPENTSPGKIKQISAYKANVVKVPGTRDDTAKAILKAAERTYYASHVYNPLFFEGTKSLAYEIYEQIGIPDYIVVPAGNGTMLLGIYKGFKEIGQLPRIIVVQSKNCAPIFSKFKKQPVSEMKSTAAEGIAIQQPKRIDEMIEAIKDSKGDIIAVDDEEVIKAQEMLGEMGIYIEVTSGAAVAGMLQYFKDGYDNRLTIVVPLTGMGLKK, encoded by the coding sequence ATGCATTTTTATTGTTCTGTCTGTGAAAAGAGTTATCTGATTGAGGGTTTGGATTATCAGTGTGCGTGTGGCGGGCTTTTTAAATTGCATAAAGAAAAAGGAGAAAAAATTACCACAGAGGTATCATTAGGAGAAGTTAAAACTCCAATGTTAAAGAGAACACTGCAGGAGAAAGAAGTCTATTTAAAACTTGATTATATGCAACCAACAGGCTCTTTCAAAGATCGCGGCGCTTTTGCTATGGTTAACAAATTAAGAGAGCTAGGGATTAAAGAAGTTGTTGAAGATTCTTCTGGTAACGCAGGGGCAGCATTTGCAGGGTACTGTGCTGCGGCAGGAATAAAGTGCAATATTTATTTACCAGAAAACACATCACCAGGAAAGATTAAACAAATTAGTGCTTATAAAGCAAATGTAGTAAAGGTTCCAGGGACACGTGATGACACCGCCAAAGCAATATTAAAAGCAGCAGAACGCACTTATTATGCTTCACATGTATATAATCCCTTGTTCTTTGAAGGTACTAAATCACTTGCCTATGAGATTTATGAACAAATCGGCATTCCTGATTATATAGTAGTGCCTGCTGGTAATGGAACGATGCTACTCGGGATTTATAAAGGGTTCAAAGAAATAGGACAACTTCCTCGTATTATTGTTGTGCAAAGTAAAAACTGTGCTCCGATATTCAGCAAATTTAAAAAACAGCCAGTTAGTGAAATGAAATCAACTGCAGCGGAAGGAATTGCTATTCAGCAGCCAAAAAGAATCGACGAAATGATAGAGGCTATAAAAGACAGTAAGGGGGATATCATTGCTGTAGACGATGAAGAGGTAATAAAGGCTCAGGAAATGCTTGGTGAAATGGGAATTTATATAGAAGTAACTTCAGGGGCAGCTGTCGCGGGAATGTTACAATATTTTAAAGATGGATATGATAATAGACTTACGATTGTTGTTCCTTTAACTGGTATGGGACTAAAGAAATAA
- a CDS encoding RidA family protein — translation MQIVSTPHSRESKGHYSPAVIHGDLVYVSGQLPINYAVGETLPAGGIEEQTRQALKNLDDILKQCGSNKQQVLKTTVYIPDITYWPVVNEIYAEFFGDHKPSRTIVPTNTLHFDAMIEIEAIAYIL, via the coding sequence ATGCAAATCGTTAGTACGCCCCATTCTCGTGAGTCCAAGGGGCATTATTCACCTGCGGTAATACATGGTGATCTAGTGTATGTATCAGGCCAATTACCAATTAACTACGCCGTAGGTGAAACGCTACCTGCTGGTGGAATTGAAGAGCAGACGCGACAGGCCTTGAAAAATCTAGATGATATATTAAAACAGTGTGGAAGCAATAAACAACAGGTACTTAAAACTACAGTATATATTCCAGATATCACTTATTGGCCAGTTGTTAATGAGATATATGCGGAATTCTTTGGAGATCATAAACCATCTCGGACGATAGTGCCAACTAATACACTTCATTTTGATGCAATGATTGAAATAGAAGCGATTGCCTATATTTTATAG
- a CDS encoding sensor domain-containing diguanylate cyclase: MRFLHKCTLLFGTLIIISSCIQFIVFDRFFLAATDSLLLTINEKAANNSSSQLLTYFKKIENSLRVIASDPRIRKNQELLNEIATIIPEVDVIAILDKQGDISLASGTTRNVSGLNLSQRYYFQQAIQGKTYISDVYTSPSGRKVISIAIPIIESGNIEGVVVGVVQLHGDILASMFDNKSFGRGGYIAISDRQGNIVYHPNKERIGKKNVIFDKLQGVTGSGIMKDLSGFDRYIGFSKVSELDWIVSVNTPTTEIMQTRNMIIYEILTISLLAILVIVAFGTYTVRQYTKPIDKLIEAFNSVKKGEYKQIASYNYATEFDEMIQVYNNTIIKLEEVHATLEGVADFDGLTGAYNRRAFDNMLGALTSEVESHSLETLGIMLLDIDNFKWLNDTYGHLAGDDILKKLTVILQSIVADQSVFRFGGDEFAIILRNISYETLMSFAEEIRLESEKALSGCTVSIGIAICPEDTDSIEKLLDFADKALYISKETKNKVAAYGISK, translated from the coding sequence ATGCGTTTTTTACACAAATGTACGCTATTATTCGGTACTTTGATTATTATTAGTAGCTGTATTCAATTTATTGTTTTTGATAGATTTTTTCTGGCTGCTACTGATTCTTTATTGTTGACAATTAATGAAAAGGCTGCGAACAATAGTAGTTCACAGCTTTTAACATATTTTAAAAAAATTGAGAATTCATTAAGAGTTATTGCCTCGGATCCTAGAATTAGGAAGAATCAGGAACTTCTTAATGAAATTGCTACGATCATTCCTGAAGTAGATGTGATTGCAATCCTTGATAAACAAGGCGATATCTCACTTGCCAGTGGAACTACTCGTAATGTTTCTGGTTTGAATTTGTCACAAAGATATTACTTTCAACAAGCGATTCAAGGTAAAACATACATAAGTGACGTATATACGAGTCCCAGTGGCCGGAAAGTTATTTCAATCGCGATTCCTATTATTGAAAGCGGTAATATTGAAGGAGTGGTTGTCGGAGTAGTTCAATTGCACGGAGATATTCTGGCATCCATGTTTGACAATAAATCATTTGGTCGGGGAGGATACATTGCTATTTCAGACAGACAAGGAAATATAGTTTATCATCCAAATAAGGAACGTATCGGAAAGAAAAATGTGATTTTTGACAAGCTGCAGGGGGTGACAGGTTCGGGAATCATGAAGGATCTTTCTGGCTTCGATCGTTATATTGGATTTAGCAAGGTTTCTGAATTAGACTGGATTGTTAGTGTAAATACACCTACTACCGAGATAATGCAAACTCGGAATATGATAATTTACGAAATTCTAACGATATCATTGTTGGCTATTCTTGTAATTGTTGCATTTGGTACATACACAGTGCGACAGTATACTAAGCCGATAGATAAACTAATTGAGGCGTTTAACTCTGTAAAAAAAGGAGAATATAAGCAAATTGCTTCTTATAATTATGCTACTGAATTTGATGAAATGATTCAAGTATATAACAACACAATTATAAAACTAGAAGAAGTCCATGCTACATTAGAAGGGGTAGCTGACTTTGATGGGTTAACTGGAGCTTATAATCGGAGGGCTTTTGATAACATGTTAGGGGCGCTTACTAGTGAAGTAGAATCTCACTCATTAGAAACTCTAGGAATTATGCTACTGGATATTGATAACTTTAAGTGGTTGAATGATACATATGGTCATTTAGCAGGGGATGACATATTAAAGAAACTTACCGTAATATTGCAATCAATCGTAGCAGATCAATCTGTGTTCCGGTTTGGCGGAGATGAATTCGCGATTATCTTGAGGAATATCTCCTATGAGACGTTAATGTCCTTTGCAGAAGAAATTCGTTTGGAGAGTGAAAAGGCATTAAGCGGCTGTACAGTAAGTATAGGCATTGCAATTTGTCCTGAAGATACGGATTCTATAGAGAAATTACTGGATTTTGCCGATAAGGCACTCTATATTAGCAAAGAAACCAAAAATAAAGTAGCAGCATATGGAATCAGCAAATAG
- the pckA gene encoding phosphoenolpyruvate carboxykinase (ATP) produces MERIGENNYLDITEVASKVYYNLPPTQLVEEAISRNEGQLTSTGALRVTTGKYTGRSPNDKFIVDSPAVHSDIAWGNNKAFSGKQFIQLYNRMMGYLQNREIFTFSGYAGADEEHQVKVQFINEFAWQNLFVHQLFIRPEPLQETGKPDFTVICLPNFKAVPEIDGTNSEAFIVLNLEQRIILIGGTHYAGEMKKAIFTVMNFLLPKQGILSMHCSANMGETGDTALFFGLSGTGKTTLSADHNRRLIGDDEHGWSNQGIFNIEGGCYAKCIKLSQENEPQIWDAIRFGTVLENVVVDEESRAANYDSVDFTENTRAAYPVHYIDNVVVPGVGGHPSTVIFLTADAFGVLPPIAKLNKEQAMYHFLSGYTSKLAGTERGVTKPEATFSACFGAPFLPLSPLVYAKMLGEKLEQQNTNVFLINTGWSGGPYGIGKRMNLAYTRAMVTAAIEGNMNHVSYDLDPIFNVYVPNTCPGVPENILKPRNTWSDGVSYDRQARELAALFNENFTRFLEDIPEGIAQAGPKG; encoded by the coding sequence ATGGAGAGAATAGGAGAAAATAACTACCTCGATATTACAGAGGTAGCCAGTAAAGTATATTATAATCTGCCGCCGACGCAGCTGGTAGAAGAAGCCATTAGCCGTAATGAGGGGCAGCTTACTTCTACAGGAGCGTTGCGGGTTACTACTGGCAAATATACTGGACGTTCGCCTAATGATAAGTTTATTGTGGATTCGCCTGCTGTACATAGTGATATTGCCTGGGGCAACAATAAAGCTTTTAGCGGTAAACAGTTTATCCAGCTATATAATCGCATGATGGGATACTTACAAAATCGGGAGATATTTACATTTAGTGGCTATGCAGGAGCTGATGAAGAGCATCAGGTAAAAGTACAGTTTATTAATGAATTTGCTTGGCAAAACCTTTTCGTTCATCAACTATTTATTCGTCCTGAGCCATTGCAGGAAACGGGAAAGCCTGATTTCACGGTGATTTGCCTGCCTAACTTTAAAGCGGTACCGGAAATCGACGGTACAAATTCCGAAGCTTTTATTGTCCTGAACCTTGAGCAGAGGATAATACTAATTGGGGGAACTCATTATGCTGGTGAAATGAAAAAAGCTATTTTTACAGTCATGAATTTTTTGTTACCTAAACAAGGTATTCTTTCTATGCATTGTTCCGCTAATATGGGAGAAACAGGAGATACCGCACTGTTTTTTGGTCTGAGCGGAACTGGTAAGACTACGTTGTCGGCTGATCATAATCGTCGTCTGATCGGAGATGATGAACATGGCTGGAGTAACCAGGGTATTTTTAATATTGAGGGCGGATGTTATGCTAAGTGTATTAAACTGAGCCAGGAAAATGAACCACAGATTTGGGACGCTATTCGTTTTGGCACAGTGTTGGAGAATGTAGTTGTGGATGAAGAGAGTCGTGCGGCGAATTATGATAGTGTAGATTTCACTGAAAATACTCGTGCCGCCTATCCTGTTCATTATATTGATAATGTTGTGGTCCCAGGTGTGGGAGGGCATCCTAGCACCGTGATATTTCTAACGGCAGATGCCTTTGGAGTATTACCACCGATTGCTAAGTTAAATAAGGAACAGGCTATGTACCATTTCTTATCAGGGTATACAAGTAAGCTTGCGGGAACAGAGAGAGGCGTTACCAAACCAGAAGCAACTTTTTCTGCTTGTTTCGGAGCTCCTTTTCTCCCATTATCTCCTTTGGTTTATGCAAAAATGCTGGGAGAAAAGTTAGAACAACAGAATACCAATGTTTTCTTGATTAATACTGGGTGGTCAGGAGGACCATATGGTATAGGAAAAAGAATGAATTTAGCTTATACTAGAGCCATGGTGACAGCAGCTATTGAAGGGAACATGAATCATGTTTCCTATGATCTAGATCCGATTTTTAATGTTTATGTACCCAATACATGCCCTGGAGTGCCAGAAAATATACTTAAGCCTCGCAATACCTGGAGCGATGGAGTATCCTATGACCGCCAGGCTAGAGAGTTGGCAGCTTTATTCAATGAAAATTTCACTAGATTTTTGGAAGATATCCCTGAGGGAATTGCTCAGGCGGGTCCCAAAGGGTAA
- the gap gene encoding type I glyceraldehyde-3-phosphate dehydrogenase, with the protein MTIKVGINGFGRIGRMCLRAALENENIEVVAVNSTSDSISSARLLEYDSIHGKLNKDIKATEDEIIIDGHPIKIISDRNPANLPWGKLGVDIVIESTGKFNSSKDCEVHLRNGAKKVIISAPANDSTPIIVLGVNENIYQPTVHHVISNASCTTNCLAPIIKVINDNFGITNGLMSTVHAFTTDQRSLDNSHKDPRRSRSCMQSIVPTSTGAAKAIGLVIPELKGKLNGVSLRVPVPNVSLVDLVVELEQDVTIEKINDALRTATKSSMMGIMEYCDQPLVSVDFLGNKHSAIVDALSTLVIEKRKAKILAWYDNEWGYSCRVVELAQHIGKMLHKEEVRNVETKAVGY; encoded by the coding sequence ATGACAATAAAAGTAGGAATTAACGGTTTTGGGCGCATTGGGAGAATGTGTTTAAGAGCGGCGTTAGAAAATGAGAATATAGAAGTTGTCGCCGTTAATAGCACGTCAGATAGCATCTCATCAGCTCGCCTTTTAGAATATGATTCAATACATGGCAAACTTAATAAAGATATTAAAGCAACTGAAGATGAAATCATAATTGATGGACATCCTATAAAAATAATTTCCGACCGCAATCCTGCTAATCTTCCTTGGGGAAAACTTGGAGTCGATATTGTTATTGAATCTACAGGGAAATTTAATTCTAGTAAGGATTGTGAAGTTCACTTGAGAAATGGTGCTAAAAAAGTTATCATATCAGCACCAGCTAATGACTCCACTCCTATAATTGTTCTGGGAGTTAACGAAAATATTTATCAGCCTACAGTCCATCATGTGATATCTAACGCATCTTGTACGACAAACTGTTTAGCTCCTATTATCAAAGTAATTAATGATAATTTTGGAATTACCAATGGTTTAATGTCAACCGTTCATGCATTTACCACCGATCAACGAAGCTTAGACAATAGTCATAAAGATCCGCGCCGATCAAGAAGTTGTATGCAATCGATAGTTCCAACATCGACAGGAGCTGCAAAAGCAATTGGCCTTGTAATACCTGAGCTAAAGGGAAAGTTAAACGGAGTTTCCCTACGTGTTCCAGTACCAAATGTATCCTTGGTCGATTTAGTTGTCGAGCTGGAGCAGGACGTAACCATTGAGAAGATCAATGATGCTTTGCGTACTGCCACTAAAAGTTCTATGATGGGTATTATGGAATACTGTGATCAGCCCCTCGTTTCCGTTGACTTTTTGGGCAACAAGCACTCGGCCATTGTAGATGCGCTATCGACATTGGTTATTGAAAAGCGAAAAGCAAAAATTCTTGCATGGTATGATAATGAATGGGGATACTCCTGTCGTGTTGTTGAACTGGCACAACACATTGGTAAAATGCTGCATAAAGAAGAAGTCAGAAATGTCGAAACAAAAGCTGTAGGATACTAA
- the miaB gene encoding tRNA (N6-isopentenyl adenosine(37)-C2)-methylthiotransferase MiaB, whose amino-acid sequence MSKPDQYNTQRSSTEGKDSKQKFFTTYTYGCQMNQHDSERLAGQLKSIGYEYTEELTEASFILINTCCVRESAEKKIYGKIGELKNLKISNPSLIIAIAGCMAQKDREKLFKKAPHIDIIIGTHNVHQLVDLVKEVEDSKKHVLAVWDQAEQLAPDVPTIRRGTVSAWVPIMYGCNNFCTYCIVPYVRGRERSRPLQDIVQEIHQLGLEGFKEITLLGQNVNSYGKDTEEYGDFADLLQAVDKVETIERVRYMTSHPRDINDKVIETILNSKKICDHFHLPVQSGSDTILKLMNRGYTTDYYRELVKKIRKAIPHASLTTDIIVGFPGETEELFNETLAFIKEIGFDAAYTFLYSKRSGTPAATMSEQVPLATKKERLQKLMDAQNEISLAIHQRLVGQTLAVIVEGASPRDENRLTGRTTTNKIVLWDKQGTEKIGQLVNIKINTAQTWILKGQLVD is encoded by the coding sequence ATGTCAAAACCCGATCAATATAATACACAGAGATCATCAACAGAAGGAAAGGATTCCAAACAGAAATTCTTCACAACTTATACTTACGGTTGTCAAATGAATCAGCATGATTCTGAACGGTTAGCTGGACAACTTAAAAGCATTGGTTACGAATATACAGAGGAATTAACAGAAGCTAGTTTTATTTTAATTAATACTTGTTGTGTGCGAGAAAGTGCTGAAAAGAAAATCTATGGTAAGATTGGAGAATTGAAGAATTTAAAAATAAGCAATCCAAGTTTAATTATTGCTATTGCTGGTTGCATGGCCCAAAAGGATAGAGAAAAGCTATTTAAAAAAGCGCCTCATATAGATATAATAATTGGCACACATAACGTGCATCAATTAGTGGATCTTGTAAAAGAAGTAGAAGATTCGAAAAAGCATGTATTAGCAGTCTGGGATCAGGCAGAACAATTAGCACCTGATGTCCCTACGATAAGAAGGGGAACAGTTTCTGCTTGGGTGCCTATTATGTATGGTTGCAATAACTTTTGTACTTATTGTATTGTCCCTTATGTGCGTGGGCGTGAGCGGAGCCGTCCTTTGCAGGATATTGTACAAGAAATCCATCAATTGGGATTGGAAGGATTTAAAGAAATCACATTATTGGGGCAAAATGTAAATTCCTATGGTAAAGATACAGAGGAATATGGAGATTTTGCTGATTTACTCCAAGCAGTAGACAAGGTGGAAACAATAGAACGTGTTAGGTATATGACCTCACACCCTCGTGATATAAATGACAAAGTAATAGAGACCATATTAAACAGCAAAAAAATATGTGATCATTTTCACTTGCCTGTTCAATCTGGTAGTGATACTATTTTAAAACTAATGAATAGGGGCTATACAACAGATTATTATCGTGAATTAGTAAAAAAAATACGAAAGGCTATTCCACATGCAAGCCTTACCACAGATATTATTGTTGGTTTCCCTGGTGAAACAGAGGAATTATTTAACGAGACTCTTGCCTTCATCAAAGAAATTGGCTTTGATGCTGCCTACACTTTTTTATATTCAAAACGTTCGGGAACACCTGCAGCTACAATGTCTGAACAGGTACCCTTGGCGACAAAAAAAGAAAGATTGCAAAAATTAATGGACGCGCAAAATGAGATTAGTTTAGCAATTCATCAACGCCTCGTAGGTCAAACACTAGCTGTTATTGTAGAAGGTGCTAGTCCGCGAGATGAAAATAGGCTTACAGGACGAACCACTACGAATAAAATTGTACTATGGGACAAACAAGGCACTGAGAAGATTGGCCAGTTAGTGAATATAAAGATTAATACGGCACAAACTTGGATCTTAAAGGGACAACTTGTAGACTAA
- the mutS gene encoding DNA mismatch repair protein MutS produces MTVKYTPMMEQYLEIKSRHPNEILFFRMGDFYEMFFTDAELASRELEITLTARDGGQRVPMCGIPYHAADNYIAKLINKGYKVAICEQVEDPKQAKGIVRREVVKIITPGTIIAENLLPGNSNNYLAVLYEENEELILAATDISTGECLWASFSGSQRLIALYDQLFRLMPTELVLASKIEEVEKLNAFISNRIPQCTHTTLKIDNLQLASELPKQHFNKDDLPQQEIALTAIGFLLYYLHQTVKTDLSHINRLIKYNASEYLMIDSTSMRNLEVTRNVRDGGKKDTLLAVLDYTKTAMGGRLLKKWLEYPLLNTTHIIQRQDSIAELLDKTPLRQSIYEALANIYDLERILTRIEVGTASARDLTALKSSLAVLPIIKSHIQSASTVFLSNLHFYLHTHTDLVTLIDMAIVDNPPFSVREGGLIKQGYDLELDELHALSRDSKQFVQNIETREREATGIKSLKVGYNKVFGYYIEVTHSHTASVPITYIRKQTLANAERYITPELKEFETKILGAQEKIVTIEYHLFSKIRDHIKSHIKEIQETARQLAQLDAIISLSEVAFRYNYSRPQITQTKEITIKDGRHPIVERLLQREMFVPNDCELNHHSSEIMIITGPNMAGKSTYMRQVALLVLMAQIGSFIPAREATISPVDRIFTRVGASDDLSTGQSTFMVEMNEVAQILKHATNQSLIILDEIGRGTSTFDGMSIARAVIEYIKERIKAKTLFATHYHELTELADYNKTVKNYSVAVKERGSDVVFLRRIIPGGADKSYGIHVAQLAGLPQKTIKRAQELLLELEQNHLQAQNNPLASSTPETLPMSLFTSSTVDELLTIDIMTITPIEAINILYRLQNQAKQESGKL; encoded by the coding sequence ATGACAGTAAAGTATACCCCCATGATGGAACAATATTTAGAAATTAAAAGCCGGCATCCGAATGAAATTTTATTTTTTCGTATGGGCGACTTCTATGAAATGTTCTTTACGGATGCAGAATTAGCATCCCGCGAGCTAGAAATTACACTTACAGCAAGAGATGGTGGGCAGCGCGTTCCCATGTGTGGAATACCTTACCATGCGGCAGATAACTATATCGCTAAGTTAATTAATAAAGGTTATAAAGTAGCAATCTGCGAACAAGTAGAAGATCCTAAGCAAGCAAAAGGCATTGTTAGGCGTGAAGTAGTTAAAATTATTACCCCGGGAACAATCATTGCTGAGAATCTTCTACCCGGCAATAGCAATAATTACCTTGCAGTACTTTATGAAGAAAATGAGGAACTCATTCTCGCTGCGACAGATATTTCGACTGGGGAATGTCTTTGGGCATCTTTTTCTGGATCTCAGCGATTAATTGCCCTTTATGATCAATTATTTCGGCTGATGCCCACTGAGTTAGTATTAGCAAGTAAAATAGAAGAGGTTGAAAAGCTAAATGCCTTTATTAGTAATCGTATTCCTCAGTGCACACACACGACTTTAAAAATAGATAACTTACAATTAGCTAGCGAACTGCCAAAACAACATTTTAATAAAGATGATTTGCCGCAACAAGAGATAGCTCTAACAGCGATAGGTTTTTTACTTTACTATTTACACCAGACTGTAAAAACAGATTTATCACATATCAATAGATTGATAAAATATAATGCATCGGAATACTTAATGATTGACTCAACGAGTATGCGGAATTTAGAAGTAACACGCAATGTAAGAGATGGTGGCAAAAAAGATACTCTACTTGCTGTTTTAGATTACACTAAAACAGCAATGGGAGGCAGACTGCTAAAGAAGTGGTTAGAATACCCTTTGCTGAATACTACCCATATTATACAGCGTCAAGATTCTATTGCTGAACTATTAGATAAGACTCCATTACGTCAATCTATTTATGAAGCCTTAGCCAATATTTATGATCTTGAGCGTATCTTAACTCGGATTGAAGTTGGCACGGCAAGTGCGCGTGATTTAACGGCATTAAAATCCTCATTAGCCGTATTACCAATAATAAAATCTCATATACAAAGTGCCAGTACTGTATTTTTAAGTAATTTGCATTTTTACCTACATACCCATACAGATTTAGTGACTTTGATTGATATGGCTATCGTTGATAATCCGCCTTTTTCCGTCCGTGAGGGCGGGTTAATAAAGCAAGGCTATGATTTAGAATTGGATGAATTACATGCTCTATCTCGTGATAGCAAACAGTTTGTGCAAAACATTGAAACTAGAGAACGAGAAGCTACTGGAATTAAATCTCTCAAGGTAGGCTATAACAAAGTTTTTGGCTATTATATTGAAGTTACTCATTCTCATACGGCATCTGTACCAATTACTTATATACGAAAACAAACGTTAGCAAATGCAGAACGTTATATTACCCCTGAGTTAAAGGAATTTGAAACGAAGATTCTTGGTGCTCAAGAAAAGATTGTTACGATTGAATATCATTTATTCTCCAAAATACGAGACCATATTAAGAGTCACATTAAGGAGATCCAAGAAACAGCTAGGCAATTAGCTCAATTGGATGCGATAATTAGCTTAAGTGAAGTAGCTTTTCGTTATAATTATAGCAGACCGCAAATAACCCAAACTAAAGAAATTACGATAAAAGACGGACGTCATCCAATTGTAGAGCGGTTATTGCAGCGGGAAATGTTTGTACCCAATGATTGTGAACTCAATCATCATAGCAGTGAAATCATGATTATTACTGGGCCTAACATGGCAGGAAAATCTACGTACATGCGTCAAGTCGCATTACTGGTACTCATGGCACAAATAGGTAGTTTTATTCCCGCCCGTGAAGCTACAATTAGCCCTGTAGATCGAATCTTTACTAGAGTAGGTGCTAGTGATGATTTATCCACTGGACAAAGTACTTTTATGGTAGAAATGAATGAAGTCGCTCAGATTCTTAAGCATGCTACTAACCAAAGTTTAATTATCTTGGATGAGATTGGGCGAGGAACGAGTACCTTTGATGGTATGAGTATTGCCCGTGCAGTTATCGAATATATTAAAGAGCGTATTAAAGCAAAAACCCTATTTGCCACACACTATCACGAGCTTACGGAATTAGCTGATTATAATAAAACCGTCAAGAATTATTCAGTAGCTGTAAAAGAGCGGGGAAGCGATGTCGTTTTTTTACGTCGTATTATCCCTGGTGGTGCAGATAAGAGTTATGGTATTCATGTAGCACAATTAGCTGGCTTACCGCAAAAGACGATCAAAAGAGCCCAGGAACTCTTATTAGAATTAGAACAAAATCATTTACAAGCCCAAAACAATCCCTTAGCCTCGAGTACTCCAGAGACGCTACCAATGTCTTTATTTACCTCATCAACTGTAGATGAGTTATTAACAATAGACATTATGACAATCACTCCTATAGAAGCTATTAATATTCTCTATCGTTTACAAAATCAGGCAAAGCAGGAGTCTGGTAAATTATGA